In Desulfovibrio desulfuricans DSM 642, the sequence GCAAAGATGTGATCTCTGCATGGCAGGAGCGAAAACAGGAGACTGTGGAGCATCCTTTTTTGCAGGAAAAAATGGCGGCAGGCCTCTTGTATCACTGCCAGGCGCGTTTGCTCGCCCGATACCTGCGTGGCGATCTGGATGCTTACCCTCCCTTTGTGATTCGGTGACGCCATGCTTGTGTTGGTAAGCTACGATGTAAATACACAGGATGCGGCTGGAAAGCGCCGTCTGCGCAAAATTGCCCGTCATTGTGAAAATTGGGGGCAGCGCGTGCAGTTTTCTGTTTTTGAGTGCGTGGTTGATCCTGCCCAATGGGTTGCCTTACGCAATAATTTGCTGGACTGCATGGATGAGGAAAAAGATAGCCTGCGCTTTTACTTTTTGGGCGCGAACTGGAAAAATCGCGTGGAGCATGTTGGGGCAAAACCATCATATGATCCTCAGGGAACGCTGATTCTGTAGATAACGAACATAATACGAAGTGGCAGGCTGAGAGTGTCAGCAGAGACCAGAGTGGCAGAGGAGGGGATATGTGTA encodes:
- the cas2 gene encoding CRISPR-associated endonuclease Cas2 produces the protein MLVLVSYDVNTQDAAGKRRLRKIARHCENWGQRVQFSVFECVVDPAQWVALRNNLLDCMDEEKDSLRFYFLGANWKNRVEHVGAKPSYDPQGTLIL